In a single window of the Nicotiana tomentosiformis chromosome 8, ASM39032v3, whole genome shotgun sequence genome:
- the LOC104112554 gene encoding signaling peptide TAXIMIN 1-like: MCCGEGCRPLAFLLGLPFALLSLLVSLVGVIVWIIGLMLSIICPCCICVTLLVELALELIKAPIHVMEWFTNQIPC, translated from the exons ATGTGCTGTGGAGAAGGTTGCAGGCCGTTGGCCTTTCTTCTAGGCCTCCCTTTTGCTCTCCTCTCTCTTCTCGTCTCTCTCGTCGGCGTCATCGTTTGGATCATCGG GTTGATGTTGAGTATAATATGCCCGTGTTGCATATGTGTAACTTTGTTAGTTGAATTGGCGTTGGAGTTGATAAAGGCCCCTATCCACGTTATGGAGTGGTTTACCAATCAAATCCCTTGTTAA
- the LOC138897046 gene encoding uncharacterized protein, translating to MSSQLKGQETSEPGEASVLYHEAFLRYRDDLKQLEAGVRELTEKRDAFKLLSEQFEGETKNLRAELEVARKDHADLVEQLRAAKERAEVQTKKVEELQSRLSSAISDRDNLAKELKTSKSKVVVAKSEAAEMVAQYKADAEAAQDQSKNIAEHMKWQSRRQALEEIHTRSFDLSTEIKDAKVLEAKARKLAYPEEEDSEDSSGSEDGENPGNPGDKVSSGQDQMASI from the exons ATGTCGTCGCAGCTCAAAGGTCAAGAGACCTCCGAACCAGGGGAG GCTTCGGTGCTTTATCACGAGGCTTTTTTGAGGTACCGGGATGACCTGAAACAACTCGAAGCCGGAGTTCGAGAGCTTACTGAGAAGAGAGACGCCTTTAAACTTCTTAGTGAGCAGTTCGAAGGGGAGACTAAGAACCTCCGTGCTGAGCTGGAAGTGGCCCGGAAGGATCATGCTGacttggtcgagcag CTAAGAGCGGCAAAGGAAAGGGCTGAGGTTCAGACAAAAAAGGTTGAGGAGCTCCAATCTCGGCTCAGTTCTGCCATCTCAGATCGAGATAATCTGGCAAAGGAGCTTAAAACGTCCAAGTCAAAGGTCGTCGTGGCCAAGTCCGAAGCTGCTgaaatggtggcccagtacaaggctgatgccgaagctgctcaagatCAATCAAAAAATATAGCCGAGCATATGAAGTGGCAATCTCGAAGGCAGGCCCTCGAGGAAATTCACACTCGGAGTTTTGACTTATCGACCGAGATCAAGGATGCCAAGGTGCTCGAAGCCAAGGCTAGGAAGCTAGCCTATCCCGAGGAGGAAGATTCCGAGGACTCAAGCGGGTCCGAGGATGGAGAAAACCCCGGGAATCCCGGTGACAAGGTGAGCTCCGGCCAAGATCAGATGGCTTCTatttga
- the LOC138896762 gene encoding uncharacterized protein — protein MAAYTFKFRPIFSTPLRFTLCSSQKSTISSSSLTIHYPELPNQWSGLQNWRQSPLNHQRFWGPNGPDNIIIPSNSTKESLLWESINSASSLAEMGTAVLCTSDPLMKSKLSHLAYCRWRQEGLPVGTFQSPARPARPSKPELVPSKEIPPPKHSGLPLNAYMLHNLAHVELNAVDLAWDTVVRFSPYSEILGEGFFADFAHVADDESRHFAWCSQRLSELGFSYGDMPAHNLLWRECEKSSNNVAARLAAIPLVQEARGLDAGPRLVQKLIGFGDHRTSNIVARIADEEVAHVAVGVFWFVSVCQQMGRIPCTTFRDLLEEYNVELKGPFNHLARDEAGLPREWYDPPSSNVESKQKKLSQVYDRLECIISMEKENSSLGTPPQ, from the exons ATGGCAGCATATACTTTCAAATTCAGACCAATATTTTCCACCCCGCTAAGATTCACTCTCTGCTCCTCACAGAAAAGCACAATTTCTTCCTCTTCTTTAACTATTCATTACCCAGAATTACCAAACCAGTGGTCAGGTTTGCAAAATTGGAGACAAAGCCCACTTAACCACCAGCGTTTCTGGGGACCCAATGGCCCTGATAATATTATTATACCCTCAAATTCAACTAAAGAATCCCTTTTGTGGGAATCAATTAACTCGGCGTCGTCTCTTGCTGAAATGGGTACTGCTGTTCTTTGCACCAGTGATCCTTTAATGAAATCGAAGCTTTCCCATTTGGCTTATTGTAGGTGGCGTCAAGAGGGTCTCCCTGTTGGTACTTTTCAATCCCCGGCTCGGCCTGCTCGACCTTCCAAACCTGAACTG GTTCCATCTAAAGAAATTCCACCTCCTAAACACTCGGGTTTACCTCTCAATGCATATATGCTTCACAATCTTGCTCACGTGGAGTTAAATGCAGTTGACCTCGCTTGGGATACTGTAGTCCGTTTCTCACCATACAGTGAGATTTTAGGTGAGGGGTTCTTTGCTGATTTTGCACATGTGGCTGATGATGAGAGTCGCCATTTTGCTTGGTGTTCACAGAGATTATCTGAGCTTGGATTTAG CTACGGTGACATGCCTGCTCATAATTTGCTCTGGAGGGAGTGTGAGAAATCTTCAAATAATGTTGCTGCACGGCTCGCTGCAATCCCACTTGTTCAG GAAGCACGAGGTCTTGATGCTGGGCCTCGGCTGGTGCAAAAGCTCATTGGCTTTGGAGACCATAGGACTTCCAACATTGTGGCTAGAATTGCTGATGAAGAAGTTGCACATGTGGCTGTCGGTGTCTTCTGGTTTGTTTCGGTTTGTCAGCAAATGGGACGCATCCCCTGCACAACTTTCAGAG ATTTATTAGAGGAATATAATGTGGAGTTAAAAGGACCATTCAACCATTTGGCTAGAGATGAAGCTGGTCTTCCACGGGAATG GTATGATCCTCCTTCATCAAATGTAGAAAGTAAGCAAAAGAAGCTATCTCAG GTTTATGACCGATTGGAATGCATAATTTCTATGGAAAAGGAGAACTCGAGCCTGGGCACTCCACCCCAATAA
- the LOC104112556 gene encoding transcription factor GTE4 isoform X1: MTSGTMANDENGGSKEQQRLTESKVYRRKSFKGLNNIGKTALEDGNSSKKIVGFCLDAASEGSSSLNRFLTLENTGILAGNGQENSARINLAFKSKREMRELRRKLQSELDLVQSLVKKIERKDAQKISTGIDKDSGVRQVHSDVSQMGQQLESRPLNQLSVSVLENSHGVVDNAEKEKRTPKANKFYRNSDFLLAKDKFSPAESNKKSKSNAKKVSGPESVHGMGQGKFSNQILKNCRALLERLMKHKHGWVFNQPVDTKGLGLHDYFDIIKNPMDLGTVKSRLDTNCYKSPKDFAEDVRLTFQNAMTYNPKGQDVHMMAEQLSKIFEEKWATIEADYMRELRLTMDSEVSLQTPKSKKPHSQPLPPPVMRRTLDRSESTSNPFDLKTKAVALPQSGRTPVPKKPKAKDPNKREMTYDEKQKLSTSLQNLPSGKLEQVVQIIKKRNSSLCQQDDEIEVDIDSVDTETLWELDRFVTNYKKSLSKNKRKAGLADQGKSEAEKNVQEKNANPVVVEIPKESKAVEEKGTSSNPAQMENVSQASSCSTDSVSSSSDSDSENSSVGGSDADHSPKS; the protein is encoded by the exons ATGACTTCGGGAACAATGGCGAATGATGAAAATGGAGGATCGAAAGAGCAGCAGAGGTTGACTGAAAGCAAAGTCTACAGACGGAAGTCATTTAAAGGGTTAAATAATATAGGGAAAACAGCTCTGGAAGATGGCAATTCGTCTAAAAAAATAGTTGGTTTTTGCTTAGATGCTGCCTCAGAAGGTTCTTCGAGTCTGAACCGTTTCTTAACATTAGAGAATACCGGAATATTGGCAGGTAATGGCCAAGAGAATAGTGCTAGAATCAATTTAGCGTTTAAGTCCAAGCGTGAGATGAGAGAGCTAAGAAGGAAGCTGCAGAGTGAGTTGGATTTGGTTCAGAGTTTGGTGAAGAAGATCGAGAGGAAAGATGCACAGAAGATCAGCACTGGAATTGATAAGGATAGTGGGGTACGACAGGTACATTCAGATGTCTCACAAATGGGGCAACAGCTTGAGTCCAGGCCTTTGAATCAGTTAAGCGTATCCGTCTTGGAGAACAGCCATGGCGTGGTTGATAATGCGGAGAAAGAGAAGAGGACACCAAAGGCAAACAAATTTTATAGGAACTCAGATTTCTTATtagctaaagataagttttcccCAGCTGAAAGCaacaagaagtcaaaatcaaatGCAAAGAAAGTGAGTGGGCCAGAATCGGTACATGGTATGGGCCAGGGGAAGTTCTCAAATCAAATACTCAAGAATTGTCGTGCTTTGCTTGAAAGATTGATGAAGCACAAGCATGGTTGGGTGTTTAACCAGCCTGTTGATACAAAGGGTCTTGGTTTACATGACTATTTTGACATTATTAAGAATCCAATGGATTTGGGAACCGTGAAGTCCAGGCTGGATACAAATTGCTACAAGTCTCCTAAAGACTTTGCCGAGGATGTGAGACTTACGTTTCAAAATGCTATGACGTATAATCCAAAGGGCCAAGATGTTCATATGATGGCCGAGCAACTTTCCAAGATATTTGAGGAAAAGTGGGCCACTATAGAGGCTGATTATATGCGCGAGTTGAGATTGACAATGGACTCTGAGGTGAGTTTGCAGACTCCTAAATCTAAGAAGCCTCATTCCCAACCATTGCCACCCCCTGTAATGAGGAGGACTTTAGACAGGTCAGAATCAACATCCAATCCCTTTGATTTGAAGACTAAAGCTGTCGCTCTCCCCCAATCCGGAAGGACCCCTGTACCAAAGAAGCCGAAAGCAAAGGATCCCAATAAAAGAGAGATGACATATGATGAAAAGCAAAAGCTTAGCACAAGCCTACAGAATTTACCTTCTGGAAAACTTGAACAGGTAGTACAGATCATCAAAAAGAGGAATTCATCTCTTTGCCAACAGGATGATGAGATTGAAGTGGATATTGATAGTGTTGATACTGAGACCCTATGGGAGCTCGACAGGTTTGTTACCAATTACAAGAAGAGCTTGAGCAAGAACAAAAGAAAAGCTGGACTTGCAGATCAAGGAAAAAGTGAAGCTGAGAAGAATGTCCAGGAGAAG AATGCTAACCCAGTTGTGGTAGAAATTCCAAAAGAAAGCAAAGCAG TAGAAGAGAAAGGCACTTCCTCCAATCCTGCTCAAATGGAAAATGTTAGTCAAGCAAGCAGCTGTAGCACTGACTCAGTGTCATCATCAAGTG ATTCTGATAGCGAAAACTCTTCAGTAGGTGGATCTGATGCAGATCATTCACCAAAGAGTTGA
- the LOC104112556 gene encoding transcription factor GTE4 isoform X2 translates to MTSGTMANDENGGSKEQQRLTESKVYRRKSFKGLNNIGKTALEDGNSSKKIVGFCLDAASEGSSSLNRFLTLENTGILAGNGQENSARINLAFKSKREMRELRRKLQSELDLVQSLVKKIERKDAQKISTGIDKDSGVRQVHSDVSQMGQQLESRPLNQLSVSVLENSHGVVDNAEKEKRTPKANKFYRNSDFLLAKDKFSPAESNKKSKSNAKKVSGPESVHGMGQGKFSNQILKNCRALLERLMKHKHGWVFNQPVDTKGLGLHDYFDIIKNPMDLGTVKSRLDTNCYKSPKDFAEDVRLTFQNAMTYNPKGQDVHMMAEQLSKIFEEKWATIEADYMRELRLTMDSEVSLQTPKSKKPHSQPLPPPVMRRTLDRSESTSNPFDLKTKAVALPQSGRTPVPKKPKAKDPNKREMTYDEKQKLSTSLQNLPSGKLEQVVQIIKKRNSSLCQQDDEIEVDIDSVDTETLWELDRFVTNYKKSLSKNKRKAGLADQGKSEAEKNVQEKNANPVVVEIPKESKAEEKGTSSNPAQMENVSQASSCSTDSVSSSSDSDSENSSVGGSDADHSPKS, encoded by the exons ATGACTTCGGGAACAATGGCGAATGATGAAAATGGAGGATCGAAAGAGCAGCAGAGGTTGACTGAAAGCAAAGTCTACAGACGGAAGTCATTTAAAGGGTTAAATAATATAGGGAAAACAGCTCTGGAAGATGGCAATTCGTCTAAAAAAATAGTTGGTTTTTGCTTAGATGCTGCCTCAGAAGGTTCTTCGAGTCTGAACCGTTTCTTAACATTAGAGAATACCGGAATATTGGCAGGTAATGGCCAAGAGAATAGTGCTAGAATCAATTTAGCGTTTAAGTCCAAGCGTGAGATGAGAGAGCTAAGAAGGAAGCTGCAGAGTGAGTTGGATTTGGTTCAGAGTTTGGTGAAGAAGATCGAGAGGAAAGATGCACAGAAGATCAGCACTGGAATTGATAAGGATAGTGGGGTACGACAGGTACATTCAGATGTCTCACAAATGGGGCAACAGCTTGAGTCCAGGCCTTTGAATCAGTTAAGCGTATCCGTCTTGGAGAACAGCCATGGCGTGGTTGATAATGCGGAGAAAGAGAAGAGGACACCAAAGGCAAACAAATTTTATAGGAACTCAGATTTCTTATtagctaaagataagttttcccCAGCTGAAAGCaacaagaagtcaaaatcaaatGCAAAGAAAGTGAGTGGGCCAGAATCGGTACATGGTATGGGCCAGGGGAAGTTCTCAAATCAAATACTCAAGAATTGTCGTGCTTTGCTTGAAAGATTGATGAAGCACAAGCATGGTTGGGTGTTTAACCAGCCTGTTGATACAAAGGGTCTTGGTTTACATGACTATTTTGACATTATTAAGAATCCAATGGATTTGGGAACCGTGAAGTCCAGGCTGGATACAAATTGCTACAAGTCTCCTAAAGACTTTGCCGAGGATGTGAGACTTACGTTTCAAAATGCTATGACGTATAATCCAAAGGGCCAAGATGTTCATATGATGGCCGAGCAACTTTCCAAGATATTTGAGGAAAAGTGGGCCACTATAGAGGCTGATTATATGCGCGAGTTGAGATTGACAATGGACTCTGAGGTGAGTTTGCAGACTCCTAAATCTAAGAAGCCTCATTCCCAACCATTGCCACCCCCTGTAATGAGGAGGACTTTAGACAGGTCAGAATCAACATCCAATCCCTTTGATTTGAAGACTAAAGCTGTCGCTCTCCCCCAATCCGGAAGGACCCCTGTACCAAAGAAGCCGAAAGCAAAGGATCCCAATAAAAGAGAGATGACATATGATGAAAAGCAAAAGCTTAGCACAAGCCTACAGAATTTACCTTCTGGAAAACTTGAACAGGTAGTACAGATCATCAAAAAGAGGAATTCATCTCTTTGCCAACAGGATGATGAGATTGAAGTGGATATTGATAGTGTTGATACTGAGACCCTATGGGAGCTCGACAGGTTTGTTACCAATTACAAGAAGAGCTTGAGCAAGAACAAAAGAAAAGCTGGACTTGCAGATCAAGGAAAAAGTGAAGCTGAGAAGAATGTCCAGGAGAAG AATGCTAACCCAGTTGTGGTAGAAATTCCAAAAGAAAGCAAAGCAG AAGAGAAAGGCACTTCCTCCAATCCTGCTCAAATGGAAAATGTTAGTCAAGCAAGCAGCTGTAGCACTGACTCAGTGTCATCATCAAGTG ATTCTGATAGCGAAAACTCTTCAGTAGGTGGATCTGATGCAGATCATTCACCAAAGAGTTGA